Genomic window (Neurospora crassa OR74A linkage group VI, whole genome shotgun sequence):
GCTGGATTGCGGTGCAGCAGTTGCGGTTGGTTAGATGAAGTCCACTGAAAGTAGCCGCCATGAGAAACGAAATCAAGAGCCGAGGAAGGGAGGCCTCGAAGCGGGAAGTTGGAAGTTGGTCCAGTTTGCGCCGAGGCCGATGCCATAAATCGATAATGGGCGGGAGATCGATGTGTGCTGAGCCAGTTGAGATCATAGGTTGGTAATCAAGCGAGAGCaagcctacctctacctacctccagAGGTAGGTGAGCAACCGCCAATGCGTCGCTTCTCGCTGTTGTCGAAACAGAACCGCCGAATGGAATGACCGCCCACCACAGGCCCGCGCAACGCCCAAAAGCACCGAGGAAGTGGCGACGCAAATTCCCGGACACAACACGAGGAAGTGTCGGCTGTGCACTAGATGTCGaatagatggatggatggatgatgattgATTGAACAGCCATGATGATACGCCGGGATAGATGTGAGACCATCAGTTGATTGATGAAGCTGAAGGACAACATTCAAGGCATGATGCGTCCAAGCGCCCAAACCTAAGCCGAACGATAGAGTAGCaaaaagggagaaagaaTCGTTTCCTGACCGGTTCGTTCCAAAAGAAAAGCGAGGAAGGAATAAAATGGTTTCAGAAGGTTGCTGTTGTGACGAAGAGTGTGTGGCGAGGGTTAACATATTACGACATGCTGGAGGCCGTTCCAGCCCAATACTTGGCTTGGCAACAGCAGGTTTGTCGGATTTGGGgttggtgggggaggggaaggatgaGAAAGGGCGCTCTGGCTGCTGAACAGGGAGTGGAGAGCAGGAGCCAGGAGAGAGGACAGGGTCAGACAGAAGTACCGGTACATCGAGGAAGCCTGCATGTCTGGGTGGCTCAGGAGGCGGCAGGACGGGGTGAGGGAGCATGAGCGAACAGGCAAGAGAGATAAAAAGGGCCAATAAAGGCAGCTGATTGGCCGCATCCGGCTCACAGTGCGGCGCACCAAAAAGATAACGACCAGGGGACCCGCCGCCACAAGATTAGCGTGGGTGCCTTAGGCGACATAGCGTAGACTGGGCcgaaaattataagtagtggGCGCTCCCTCCAACCCATTGTTTCGAGAGTCTCGCGCGGAAGTCCCGACCGGCCCTACGTATCCGATACCTGCGTGCGGCCTcgattttcttttcattttccccaccaccacaaccaccacacccCTCATCTCCAAATCCACTTCCATCCAGAGAAGCTCAGCCCCGTCCGCATACACGCATCACAcgcatcgtcgtcgtcgctgttGTCACGGGTAtccagaaagaagaagaagaagaagaagaagaagcagaagatcCAACGAAGCACAACCAGCACAGCATCATCCTGCTGTCGTGCGTTCAACGTTTTACTCTCAatcatctctctctctctctaccaTCCGCCGTCACCGTCACTGCGTTGTGTGGGCGCATCTCTCTCATTTAGGTTTAGGGGTTAATCACAGTCAGTCGGCCGTCAGACAGGAGATCCGATCCTCTTCCGGACAAAGGAAACACATAACCGTCGCCCTTTGCCTGCAAAAGAATCCGACCTCCTCCGTCCGCCGTCGACCTACTTCGTTTTAGGCGTCGAGGATAATAGAAGATTCAGTTCGTTGCACAGGCCACAGTGCATCGCTTTaccatctcatcatcatcttgcCTTAGCTGTCCCGGTTACGGTCATCCATTGCCGTGAGCTGTTCCAGAGTGAACTACCTGCGTTCCGACGTAACAAAGGGAAGCCATCAGTCACTTCGACATTCGTCCACTGCCGCCTACCGTCAGGTCGTCAACGCATCACCGTCGAACCACCGCGACACATATCCAATCCTCTTGACGCATCGTCGATTGCAAGAGGTGCCTACCAAGAGTGCTTGTCAGGAAAGGAACAGAAGTGTTGGGGGAGACATTAACTTGTTCATCTCCCGCATTTGGTAAGCTCTTCTTAGCTCTCGCTCTCCTGCCCGTCCCGTCCTTTGCGTCCACACCTTGCCTTTTTTGCACTGGGTTGAGTCGAGGTTCAGTTGAGCCTTGGTGGCAACTatttcatcccatcccatcccatgcCATTGCATTGTCCATTTGGTGGTGAATAGGTGGGAGGTGCTATTTCACCACGGTTGCCCCACTATCCAGTGACAAACCGGCCCCTCGAGCCCCCCGCCCACATATAAAATAACCATTTCTCGCGCCGTTGGAACTTTTCCCCCAAACAACCACAAACTTGCACTTGGCTTTTACACAAACCAGCCTCTGCACATCTGCGCAATCTTGCACCGCACTTTCGCTCATTTACCAACTTTTTTGTTACGGTAATTCTAATACAGCGCTGGTCGCAGATCTGTTCGAGAACGCAGAAATCCAAGTCTCAGACTCGCGCTCAGATTTGATTCAAGATGGATGCTATCCAGACCCACCCGTCCAACGCCGCTCAGGCGAAGGCTTTCACTGCGCCCGGTTCCCTGTCCTTCCCCGGTGCGGCCGGCGAGCTCACGCCGCCCACGTCCACCGCGAACAGCGACAAGAGCGCCGCGGTCAATGGAGCTATCGGTGCGCAGGCCGCCAACGGCAATGGGGTGACACCCGCAACCCCCGCGGCTACGCCCGCAGCGAACCAGGGTCCCACCAGTGGCATGACCCCTACTCTACAGTAGGAAGACCttggcttttcttttttccctcaAGGGGCTGTGGGCTGACCCAAACAGGAACATCGTCGCGACGGTCAACCTCGATTGTCGTCTTGATCTGAAGACGATTGCCCTGCATGCGAGAAACGCCGAGGTACGTGACGGGTTGGATTGCGGGGTCCCTTGAACTTGTCTGTCTTGGCCATGGTTGTCTAACAGCCGCAAACAGTATAACCCCAAGCGTTTTGCTGCGGTTATCATGCGTATCCGTGAGCCCAAGACCACTGCCTTGATCTTCGCCAGCGGTAAGATGGTTGTCACCGGTGCCAAGTCCGAAGATGACTCGAAGCTTGCGTCGCGCAAGTACGCTCGTATCATCCAGAAGCTCGGTTTCAACGCCAAGTTCACGGACTTCAAGATTCAGAACATTGTCGGTTCTTGCGACATCAAGTTCCCCATCCGTCTCGAGGGTCTTGCTTCCAAGCATCACAACTTCAGCTCATACGAGCCCGAGTTGTTCCCTGGTCTCATCTACCGCATGATCAAGCCCAAGATTGTGCTTTTGATCTTCGTCAGCGGAAAAATCGTCCTTACCGGCGCGAAAGTGCGTGAGGAGATCTACCAGGCCTTCGAGATGATCTACCCTGTGCTTCAAGGTTCGTTATCATATGTCTCTCATTTTCTGCTGTGTTCATTGTCACTAACTGTTTTTCTCCAGACTTCCGCAAGGTCTAAAGAGTCTTTTCGAAGTTCGCACATAGTGATCATCGTCATGCCGCCGCGTGCAGCAGCACAACACCTCTCACACAACATGTCGACAACTGTAATTATACCCACAAAAACACCTATCATGATTTCACGACGAATCTCACCCATACCCAAAAACCGAAAATCACTTTCTTGCGACTCGCGGTTTGCGTCTACTACGACCATCAAGCGGAGTACGGCGCTAGAGTCGACAGGGAGAACCATTGTATCAATGTCCTGTCCATTTTCTTGCGGTTACGTCAtcattttattttcttcagCAGCATTGCAGCGGCGTTCAGGTTCgacaaagaaggaagaaagagcgGTATTCTTGCTACGTTATTTCAAGTCGGGGCGGTCATTTCCCTCTCGGCGATTCATAAAACAGCCATAGAGCAGATCGCGCGTTGGGGGGAGAAAAGGAGAGTGGTCAATTGTAGTGTTGACTGGCGACACAAATGACACAAATACCACGCGCTAGCGGGTTGATGTTGTCGGCGGCAATGTTGCGCAGGTCGATTGCCGTTCAcatcccttttttttttccatcaCATCTTCTCCTCACATACCCACTTCTAATGGCAGATGAGGGACCTAACCTGGGGAATGAAGGAAACAGGGGGTCACTGCGaaagatgaaggagaaggaggttggCTTTCTGCGGGTTGACGTTTGAGTTGGTCACCTGAAGAAAAACATTAAAATAACCACTACCGATACCCGAGATCAAGTCTGGCATGACAAAAAATATCAGCCGACAGGTCCAAAGGGGTCGCAGTAGGAACAAAAACTCTGGCGGGTGGGAGTTATTCTCACTTGCGCAACCATCCCGCTACATAGGGAGAGGTGCAACTTTGCTTGGCATTTATGACGACGCAGTGTGTGTTGCGTTCGTTTTGTTTCGTGGGTTAACGTACCAATCCACTGCAATGCCAACATTTATTTCAATGTCTTGTCCTCATGCAAATTTTCCGTGTTGTGTGTCGTGATGTAGCGTTTTGCTTACCTGCATGTGAACATTTCTTTGCCCCTCCGTAGTTGGTGTGCCCCTCTTAGTTGAGTACAGCCGATGTCCTTTCCAACTCCGTAGACAAGATCAGTCCTGGGACTCCGCCACGGCTACCATCCTCCGTGATCACGGTCTTGATGGCAGCATCGCTAGCGGGATACCTCCAGTTCCACTTGCCCACGAACTCTGGCGGACACTGACCGGCGATGACATCGGCAATCTTCTCGCCAATGACCGGCAGGAACTTGAACGCATGCCCACTATCGCCCGTAGCCACAAACAGGCCCTTGTATTTGGGGTGGTAGTCGACGATGAAGTCCGCCGTCGGGGTATCCGAATACCAGCAAATGCGAGTCTTGCTAAAGGGTCGGTCGCGGAGCGAGGGGAGGGGTACCATCTCATGTAAAGCGCGGCGGAGGTCATCGGCGCCTTCGGTGGGAATTTGCAGCGTTGGGTCTGTGAGGGTGGTCAAAGGAAGAGACACAGCCGCTGCCGGTGTGGTGACGAAAGACGCGAGCGGTGGGACGGACAAGGTCGTGGGATTCAGGTAGCCGTAGGCATGCCGGGCGACCTTGAGAACGCCGTTCCTGGGTGGGATGACGAAGAGGCCTGtggagaggttgaggatgaCGGGCATGTGGGCCAGCTGAGCCTCTTCCTCGGGCGTGAGGTCAATGTAACCGAGCACTTGGCCAGTGGCGATGGCTTGTCCTGTCAGGTCGACGAGACGGCCGGTCCAGGCACCAGCGGAAACCATGACGAGGTCGGCGGAGAGGACGCGGCCGTCTGAAAGTCGGGCGCCGGTAACGGTGTTACCAGACACTTCAAGATTGGTCACTTCGCCGGCGACAAAGTTGATACGGCCCTCAGCTCTGACGCGCTTGTAGAGCCAGGCCATGGAGGCACCGGCGTTGGCCCAGCCGGACAGACCGTTGATGTAGCCCCAGGAGCCGGAGGAGCCGCCGGTGCCCAGGGCTGCCTTGATGGCGTCGGTGTTGGGGCACTCCTTGATTCGGGCGGCAAGCTCGGGGTCACTGGAGGCGAGCGAGAGCACGTTGGCCCAGCTAAAGCGGGCGTAGTCCATGCCTGTAAGCTTGGACTTGTCGATGACGCTGGTGCCAGGTGCCACTGGTGTTCCCGGTGGAGGAGCTGGTCCGTCAGCGACCACGAGCAGGCCACTCTCGGAGTAACGTCCTTCTGACCCGAGGTCATCGGGGTGGGTTTGTTGACGCCATTGAAGCTGAGCTTCGGCGGCTAGGGCAGCGTAGGCAGCATCGGGATAGTCGGCTCTGATGATGCGGCTGGTGTCGACACTGGCAGCGTCGGGAGCGGGGAAGACGTCTGGGTTAGACGGGTCGGCCCTGTCTAcgacggtgatggtggtgttgacgaAGTCATGACGGCGAGAAAGGGCATAGGCGGTGGTCAAGCCAAAGACGCCAGAGCCGATGATGAgaatggaagaaggaggagaaagaggagaggaagcggATGACGACTGCTGGGGTttaggaggaggaagagaagaggaaggagctgAGGGAGTCGCCATCGGGAAATGAAGGAGAACAAGGTTCGACTTGGCAAGAATGGAGCGGCAGGGGACGTCAGAGGACGAAAGGATCAACAAAAGGACCGTGCCAGCTGAGGGGGTCTGAGTGGTCTGaggtaagtagaggtaggtagggttgCGCAATGCTCGCGCCTGTCGGGTTtgtgggtgtgtgtgtgtgcgtatGTGTGTCTGCTGCTGTGTGCCCTGAGTCAGTGCAGTGTGTGGAAGTGGTTGGCCGTGTGCTGGCACGCTCAGTCTTTGTTGCCGGTCCAAGACTGTGCAGAAAGAGCAAGAATGTGATGTTTCACATCAGGGGgtagaagagaaaagaaccAGGGAATTATTTGAAACCTGCAGATAacggaagaaaaaggagcgGCATTTTTAGGAAATCCATCAATCCATCAGTGAGACCGTTAGACTACACTAGTAGCCCAAGAGCCGGAAAAGGAGGCAACCTAGAGGATGAAAGGAACACTAGACTAGGGTGGAGCGATAACAAGCGCCGGCGTGTGTTGAGTTGGGAAGTCGAGGGGATCAGCCACTCGAGCGAGTGAAAGCATACGATTTTGGAACTGAGGAGAAAGGGTCCAGTTTCTAGGGGATATGACCGCATGGCGGGCGCGGAGCATTGCAGTGACCATATCAAAGAAAGGGCGCTGCAACTCCAGAGAGGTGGAGTCTTCTTTGATGAAACGAAGGAACCTCAGTGGTTGAGGGAAACGCGGGGAAGACAAGCAGCTTGTGACAATTCGCAGACGACGAAGGAAGGGCCACTTGATGTTGGTTCTGGCAAGTTCCAGTGTCGtgaaagaggagagaagtcggtgaaagaaagagaggagagagcgACAAACAGAGCAAATGGAAAGACTCGTAgttgaagtggaagtcggAAGACGGAAGATTATTATTTGATGTTGAATTGCAAGAGGACAGCCCCAAGAAAGACATACGATGGCGGAGATGCCGTAAGGCCCTGATCGGCATCGTGCACACTCGGGGCGTGCAGAGGGTTTTCAATAAATTTAGGTGGTTTGGTTACAATGCAAATGGATAACCTCTTCTTTTATTACAGCCGCCTTCCCTTTTTCGTCGACGCCCGGGCCTTTTTTCGTCTCTGCACGCGAGGTTGCCAAGACACGATGTATCTTTTTCTCCACCATATCCACCTATAGGCCAAGCACCAATAGAAATTAGAATTTCGTCTGCATGCGCACCCTTATTGATGGTTTTTTGGTATTTTCAACAATGGTCCTCAGACCAGTATTTTTGAGCTCGTGCAGAACACCTCGTGCAGACACCTCGTGCAGACGACGATACTTTCTCTTCGCCCCACCCAGAACTCCACACCTCCCAAGTACCCAACACCGCCTGCACGCCCCAAGTGTGCAGGATACCGATCAGGGCCTAAGCTGAGCACTGGCCAGGTCTCTTTTTGGGAATCCCTTGCTTGCTGCACTCGCTGCAGGGCATCGACAAGCATTGCTGACGACTCTGCCACTCCGGCACGCCGGCGCCGATATTCGAATTGGTTGCCGGTGTTGCCAGCTGCTTGGATCAATTCGAGCATGAGAAAGTGCGAAAGAATAGTAGTtggataggtagaggtattgaCCAAATGGCCAGAGAGGGAAACTGTCCCCGGTCGTGCATCACGACTCTGCAATTTGTGTGATCATCAGATCACGAGACGGCGGGTGGTGGCAGGCATCGTGAGGAGTCGACATAAATCAGTACGAGTCCAATCATGATGTTCTGGTCAATAAACGACCTCGGAGTTCATCATCTGGCAAGCTGTGTTGACAGTTGCCCATTTAATGTTATCCACTTGGCAATTCGAAGCCAGATGCCCCCAGAGCTCTGTTCGAAAAGTTCaagttattgttgttgtccgCTTTCGCACAATGTCCGCAGCCGAGTAACAGGTCGCAC
Coding sequences:
- a CDS encoding TATA-binding protein, giving the protein MDAIQTHPSNAAQAKAFTAPGSLSFPGAAGELTPPTSTANSDKSAAVNGAIGAQAANGNGVTPATPAATPAANQGPTSGMTPTLQNIVATVNLDCRLDLKTIALHARNAEYNPKRFAAVIMRIREPKTTALIFASGKMVVTGAKSEDDSKLASRKYARIIQKLGFNAKFTDFKIQNIVGSCDIKFPIRLEGLASKHHNFSSYEPELFPGLIYRMIKPKIVLLIFVSGKIVLTGAKVREEIYQAFEMIYPVLQDFRKV
- a CDS encoding fructosyl-amino acid oxidase, variant translates to MATPSAPSSSLPPPKPQQSSSASSPLSPPSSILIIGSGVFGLTTAYALSRRHDFVNTTITVVDRADPSNPDVFPAPDAASVDTSRIIRADYPDAAYAALAAEAQLQWRQQTHPDDLGSEGRYSESGLLVVADGPAPPPGTPVAPGTSVIDKSKLTGMDYARFSWANVLSLASSDPELAARIKECPNTDAIKAALGTGGSSGSWGYINGLSGWANAGASMAWLYKRVRAEGRINFVAGEVTNLEVSGNTVTGARLSDGRVLSADLVMVSAGAWTGRLVDLTGQAIATGQVLGYIDLTPEEEAQLAHMPVILNLSTGLFVIPPRNGVLKVARHAYGYLNPTTLSVPPLASFVTTPAAAVSLPLTTLTDPTLQIPTEGADDLRRALHEMVPLPSLRDRPFSKTRICWYSDTPTADFIVDYHPKYKGLFVATGDSGHAFKFLPVIGEKIADVIAGQCPPEFVGKWNWRYPASDAAIKTVITEDGSRGGVPGLILSTELERTSAVLN